Proteins encoded by one window of Cydia fagiglandana chromosome Z, ilCydFagi1.1, whole genome shotgun sequence:
- the LOC134678527 gene encoding innexin inx2 has protein sequence MFDVFGSVKGLLKLDSVCIDNNVFRLHYKATVIILIAFSLLVTSRQYIGDPIDCIVDEIPLSVMDTYCWIYSTFTIPNRLTGTVGHDIAYPGIASHVDGQDEVKYHKYYQWVCFVLFFQAILFYVPRYLWKTWEGGRIKMLVLDLNCPIVEEESKCDRKKLLVDYFHANLHTQNFYAFRFFICEVLNFINVVGQIYFMDFFLDGEFTTYGRDVVSFTEMEPEERRDPMARVFPKMTKCTFHKYGPSGTVQKFDGLCVLPLNIVNEKIYVFLWFWFIILSILSGISLIYRAVVVAGPKVRLYLLRARSRLALQEQVESVSRKLQIGDWFVLYQLGKNIDPLIYKELMADLSEKFEEAKDSVVA, from the coding sequence ATGTTTGACGTTTTCGGCTCCGTCAAGGGCCTCCTCAAGCTCGACTCCGTTTGCATCGACAACAACGTGTTCCGCCTCCACTACAAAGCCACCGTCATCATACTCATCGCCTTCTCTTTGTTGGTCACCTCCCGACAATACATCGGCGACCCGATAGATTGCATCGTCGACGAAATACCCCTTTCTGTTATGGACACGTACTGTTGGATTTACTCGACGTTCACGATCCCGAACCGGCTCACGGGTACCGTCGGACACGACATCGCTTATCCGGGAATCGCGTCGCACGTCGACGGCCAAGATGAAGTTAAATACCACAAGTATTACCAGTGGGTGTGTTTTGTGCTGTTCTTCCAAGCTATTTTGTTCTACGTGCCCCGTTATCTGTGGAAGACGTGGGAGGGCGGGCGCATAAAGATGCTCGTTCTCGATTTAAACTGCCCCATCGTCGAGGAAGAGAGCAAATGCGACCGCAAGAAGCTTCTAGTCGACTATTTCCACGCGAACCTGCACACGCAAAATTTCTACGCGTTCCGCTTCTTTATATGCGAAGTGTTGAACTTTATCAACGTCGTGGGACAGATATACTTCATGGATTTCTTTCTGGACGGCGAGTTCACGACGTACGGCCGTGATGTGGTGAGTTTCACCGAGATGGAGCCCGAGGAGCGCAGGGACCCGATGGCGCGTGTGTTCCCAAAGATGACGAAATGCACATTCCACAAGTACGGTCCCTCTGGCACGGTGCAGAAGTTCGACGGGCTGTGCGTGCTGCCGCTGAACATCGTCAACGAGAAGATCTACGTGTTCCTATGGTTCTGGTTTATCATCCTCTCTATTCTGAGCGGCATATCCCTGATATACCGCGCGGTGGTGGTCGCCGGGCCCAAGGTTCGTCTGTACCTGCTGCGCGCCCGCAGCCGCCTCGCCCTGCAAGAGCAGGTAGAATCCGTTTCCCGTAAACTCCAAATAGGGGATTGGTTCGTCCTTTACCAGCTAGGAAAGAACATCGATCCTCTCATTTATAAAGAACTGATGGCGGATTTGTCCGAAAAGTTCGAGGAAGCGAAGGATTCGGTTGTCGCGTAA